In one Acetobacter sp. genomic region, the following are encoded:
- a CDS encoding ABC transporter substrate-binding protein: MKTPIRIGVLQLADSAPVIMAQQQGLFARHGLETDIVVSPSWANIADGLVWKKLDAAVVFCPLAMMTALGRRGHGTLLRPLGTISRGGNTIMLRGANPVETIWHAGSQGRRAFDIWRSGIGRRPRIAVVHSYSTHLLILRRFLKMIDVDMESDIELLVMPPVDMIHALSEKKIDGGCVGPPWGTEAERIGVAFRVGGSSSVFPDHVEKIMVASGELACSEPKMQAMTRALQEAISFCQQPHHRQGITDALAASLPTGGLALPAEATHAVLPEGSAAEAISFSSGMLQKHDIEWIIHDMMALGWLENTERQTLMQWSASGALTSAPPVPL; encoded by the coding sequence ATGAAGACGCCAATTCGCATCGGCGTGTTGCAACTGGCCGACAGCGCGCCCGTCATCATGGCTCAGCAGCAGGGCCTCTTTGCCCGGCACGGACTGGAAACGGACATTGTTGTCTCTCCGTCCTGGGCCAATATCGCGGATGGCCTCGTCTGGAAAAAACTTGATGCAGCTGTAGTCTTTTGCCCACTGGCAATGATGACCGCTCTGGGCCGGCGTGGACACGGCACCCTTCTGCGTCCTCTGGGCACGATCAGCCGGGGAGGCAATACGATCATGCTGCGGGGAGCCAATCCGGTCGAGACAATCTGGCACGCAGGCTCACAAGGGCGACGTGCTTTTGATATCTGGCGCAGCGGCATCGGACGACGCCCCCGTATTGCCGTCGTGCACAGCTATTCCACTCATCTTCTCATTCTCAGAAGATTTCTGAAAATGATTGATGTGGACATGGAAAGCGATATTGAGCTTCTGGTGATGCCACCCGTCGACATGATCCACGCTCTTTCTGAGAAGAAGATCGACGGTGGATGTGTCGGCCCGCCATGGGGAACTGAGGCGGAGAGGATCGGTGTTGCTTTCCGGGTCGGTGGCTCGTCCTCCGTTTTTCCTGATCATGTCGAGAAGATCATGGTGGCTTCCGGGGAGCTTGCCTGTTCCGAACCCAAAATGCAGGCGATGACCCGCGCCCTGCAGGAAGCCATCAGCTTTTGTCAGCAACCCCACCATAGACAGGGCATCACCGATGCGCTCGCGGCTTCCCTCCCGACGGGCGGTCTCGCGCTCCCTGCGGAAGCCACTCACGCAGTGCTGCCAGAAGGATCTGCCGCAGAAGCAATCTCCTTTTCTTCCGGAATGCTTCAGAAGCACGATATCGAATGGATCATTCACGACATGATGGCTCTTGGTTGGCTGGAAAATACCGAACGGCAGACACTCATGCAGTGGAGTGCTTCCGGCGCCTTGACCTCCGCACCTCCCGTTCCTCTCTGA
- a CDS encoding ANTAR domain-containing response regulator translates to MVEGRPPLVVLVADANPKRGFALSETLRSDSSLRVLTVPAEMALIDAVKLHGPDVVLVDMARADRDALDSIRALSQSAQERPIALFVDEDDSALMETAFDTGICSYNVIETPPRDVKPLLRAAIALYDRFRRTREELSEVQRVLAERKLIDQAKRCFMKNEKTNETQAHRWLQRRAMQTSRRIAAVAEEYLASQKRDDLS, encoded by the coding sequence ATGGTAGAAGGACGCCCTCCTCTGGTGGTTCTGGTCGCCGACGCCAATCCGAAACGGGGTTTCGCCCTGTCTGAAACATTGCGCAGTGATAGCTCCCTTCGTGTTCTGACGGTTCCGGCCGAAATGGCGCTGATTGACGCCGTAAAACTGCACGGTCCGGATGTCGTGCTGGTGGACATGGCGCGAGCCGACCGTGATGCGCTGGACAGTATCCGCGCCCTGTCGCAATCCGCGCAGGAGCGCCCGATAGCGCTTTTTGTCGACGAGGATGACTCCGCTCTGATGGAAACGGCATTCGATACGGGCATCTGTTCCTACAATGTGATCGAGACGCCGCCCCGTGACGTCAAGCCTCTCCTCCGGGCCGCCATCGCCCTCTATGACCGCTTCCGCCGGACACGCGAAGAACTCAGTGAAGTCCAGCGTGTCCTTGCGGAGCGCAAACTTATTGATCAGGCCAAAAGGTGTTTCATGAAGAACGAAAAAACAAACGAAACCCAGGCTCACCGCTGGCTGCAACGTCGCGCCATGCAGACGTCCCGTCGCATCGCAGCCGTTGCGGAGGAATATCTCGCCAGCCAGAAAAGGGATGATCTGTCATGA
- a CDS encoding nitrate reductase associated protein encodes MLFNFEMDFAHSLRCIPMIVRMKLDLCGVKVSLRQWSRFTQEDRAALVQRPAESLKQCKIYRNLLVDLIRQRAEEEPVFLPPVSPETWQKADDIPQSIRQTAAAHGAATPTLQQWNHLSPLQRFALMKLTRPGHENQNFIPALKEFFTENT; translated from the coding sequence ATGCTGTTCAACTTCGAAATGGATTTCGCCCATTCGTTGCGCTGCATCCCGATGATAGTCAGGATGAAACTTGATCTGTGCGGTGTAAAAGTCAGCCTCCGTCAATGGAGCCGTTTCACACAGGAGGATCGGGCCGCACTCGTGCAACGACCGGCAGAAAGCCTGAAGCAGTGTAAAATCTATCGCAATCTCCTTGTCGACCTTATCAGGCAAAGAGCGGAAGAAGAGCCCGTCTTTCTTCCGCCAGTTTCACCGGAAACCTGGCAGAAAGCAGATGATATACCGCAGAGCATCAGACAGACCGCTGCTGCGCATGGCGCAGCCACACCAACCTTGCAGCAGTGGAACCATCTTTCCCCGTTGCAACGCTTCGCCCTGATGAAACTCACAAGACCAGGACATGAAAACCAGAATTTCATCCCGGCGTTAAAGGAGTTTTTTACAGAAAATACTTAA
- a CDS encoding beta-1,6-N-acetylglucosaminyltransferase yields the protein MENSNDIGIKSKKIKTKYDRYYDLLEIKTTHVYKKHDGAYEKLDILKNKNIHKKESKISYMIMAHKIDDQLNLLLESLLSDHRSVVYVHLDAKVDIHNGNLINQSNRIVFLENRVRVNWGGFSAVQAMKNLIYEALKDVDSDRFVFISGSCFPIKIPVKINNNLLRSKGNIFSIWGGIDPENLSSEGLGRYCVTKFQPCDIESLNPKKSILHSRVWNFYKKVCGKFPLEREVVLSDLWRGSQFFAANRAVAEWFAQSHPDLDHALKWSLAPDEIYFNTLYIRYIRQQGEKFSEISPCKTEQGTHYIKKTAPQNRTLRQKLFDPIDLRKLNEIDLPEALASSCFFARKCNPEISKEIKLSWNG from the coding sequence ATGGAAAATAGCAATGATATTGGGATAAAATCGAAAAAAATAAAAACAAAATATGATAGATATTACGATCTTCTCGAAATTAAAACTACCCATGTATATAAAAAACACGATGGTGCGTATGAAAAATTAGATATTTTAAAAAATAAAAACATACACAAAAAGGAGTCGAAAATATCATATATGATTATGGCTCATAAAATTGACGATCAGCTGAACTTGCTGCTTGAATCCCTTCTCTCTGATCATAGATCTGTTGTTTATGTTCACCTCGACGCCAAAGTGGATATCCATAATGGTAATTTAATCAATCAAAGTAATAGAATAGTTTTTTTGGAAAATAGAGTGAGGGTGAATTGGGGAGGTTTTTCTGCGGTACAAGCCATGAAAAACCTTATCTATGAAGCGCTTAAAGATGTTGACAGTGATCGTTTTGTTTTTATAAGCGGGTCATGTTTCCCGATAAAAATTCCTGTTAAAATTAATAATAATTTGTTGCGCAGTAAGGGAAATATATTTTCTATATGGGGAGGGATTGATCCGGAGAATCTATCATCCGAAGGATTGGGTCGCTATTGCGTAACAAAATTTCAGCCATGTGATATTGAAAGCCTTAATCCTAAAAAAAGCATTCTTCATTCAAGAGTATGGAATTTTTATAAAAAAGTATGCGGAAAATTTCCTTTGGAACGAGAGGTCGTCTTGTCAGATCTCTGGCGTGGATCACAGTTTTTTGCCGCAAACCGGGCGGTTGCGGAATGGTTTGCGCAATCTCATCCTGATTTGGATCATGCTCTGAAATGGAGTCTGGCTCCTGATGAAATTTATTTTAATACTTTGTATATTCGATATATACGCCAGCAGGGCGAGAAATTTTCTGAAATATCGCCATGCAAAACAGAGCAGGGAACGCATTATATTAAAAAAACCGCCCCTCAAAACCGGACATTGAGGCAAAAGCTTTTTGATCCTATTGATCTTAGAAAGCTAAATGAAATTGATTTGCCGGAAGCTCTGGCGTCATCGTGCTTTTTTGCCCGGAAATGCAATCCGGAAATTTCGAAGGAAATAAAGCTTTCATGGAATGGTTAA